A stretch of Myceligenerans xiligouense DNA encodes these proteins:
- a CDS encoding MBL fold metallo-hydrolase — translation MLRADNAGPMTLDGTRSYVLRAPGATGCVVVDPGPDLDDHLDALAAAGPVELVLITHRHPDHTAGSAGLRERTGAPVRARDPEFCLGGEPLHRGDVLDVAGLRIEVLATPGHTRDSVAFVVSGPSGGASGDQVPRAGSTAGGTAARHAETVVLTGDTVLGQGTTVIAEPDGSLRDYFESLDLLEAVGAGVLGLPAHGDPIGDLAAAVRMYRAHRIERLEQVRHALERLGVPDDGRGAQVSELADAVVEAVYADVDPGVRGAARQSVTAQLDYLLGE, via the coding sequence ATGTTGCGGGCCGACAACGCGGGGCCGATGACGCTCGACGGGACTCGGTCCTACGTGCTGCGGGCGCCCGGCGCCACGGGGTGCGTGGTGGTGGACCCGGGGCCGGACCTGGACGACCACCTGGACGCGCTGGCCGCCGCCGGGCCGGTCGAGCTGGTGCTGATCACGCACCGGCATCCGGACCACACGGCCGGGTCGGCCGGGTTGCGGGAGCGCACCGGCGCGCCGGTGCGGGCGCGGGACCCCGAGTTCTGCCTCGGCGGGGAGCCCCTGCACAGGGGTGACGTGCTCGACGTGGCAGGTCTGCGGATCGAGGTGCTGGCCACACCGGGGCACACGCGGGACTCCGTGGCGTTCGTGGTCAGCGGGCCGAGTGGGGGTGCCTCCGGTGACCAGGTGCCCCGCGCCGGAAGCACGGCCGGCGGAACGGCGGCGCGGCACGCGGAGACCGTCGTGCTGACCGGGGACACGGTGCTCGGTCAGGGCACCACCGTGATCGCCGAGCCCGACGGCTCGCTCCGCGACTACTTCGAGAGCCTCGACCTCCTCGAGGCGGTCGGCGCGGGCGTCCTCGGTCTGCCCGCGCACGGCGACCCGATCGGGGACCTCGCGGCGGCCGTGCGGATGTACCGCGCGCACCGGATCGAGCGGCTGGAGCAGGTACGTCACGCCCTGGAACGGCTGGGCGTACCCGACGACGGCCGGGGCGCGCAGGTCTCGGAGCTCGCGGACGCGGTGGTGGAGGCCGTGTACGCCGACGTCGACCCGGGCGTCCGGGGCGCGGCCCGGCAGAGCGTCACGGCGCAGCTGGACTACCTGCTCGGCGAGTAG
- a CDS encoding SDR family NAD(P)-dependent oxidoreductase: MGRFENKTVLVTGASGGMGVSHVRAFHAEGADVVIGDRDPERGARLAAELGERAMAVVLEVRDERQWADAVAEAERRFGPVSVLVNNAGVPQAAATVEHTELADWQRLLDINVTGQFLGIRAVTPSMRRGGGGSIVNIASSMANTATPYFAAYTTSKWALRGLTRTAAMELGRDGIRVNSIHPGAVSTPFITEPAAPGAAPIAAAYTPEPFAIPRVGEPGDVTRLALFVASDDAAYATGSEFVVDGGLLLGPALRYEEQRPPTRRAGSPAAP, encoded by the coding sequence ATGGGGCGATTCGAGAACAAGACGGTCCTGGTCACGGGTGCGAGCGGCGGCATGGGGGTGAGCCACGTGCGCGCCTTCCATGCCGAGGGCGCCGACGTCGTGATCGGGGACCGGGACCCCGAGCGGGGGGCGCGCCTGGCCGCCGAGCTGGGGGAACGGGCCATGGCGGTCGTCCTGGAGGTACGCGACGAGCGGCAGTGGGCCGACGCCGTGGCGGAGGCAGAGCGCCGCTTCGGGCCGGTGTCGGTGCTGGTCAACAACGCCGGCGTGCCGCAGGCGGCCGCGACGGTCGAGCACACCGAACTGGCCGACTGGCAGCGGCTCCTGGACATCAACGTGACCGGACAGTTCCTGGGGATCCGGGCCGTCACCCCGTCCATGCGGCGGGGTGGGGGCGGCTCGATCGTGAACATCGCATCCTCCATGGCCAACACCGCCACCCCGTACTTCGCCGCCTACACGACGAGCAAGTGGGCCCTGCGTGGTCTGACCCGGACGGCAGCCATGGAGCTGGGCCGTGACGGGATCCGGGTCAACTCGATCCACCCCGGAGCGGTCTCGACCCCGTTCATCACCGAGCCGGCGGCTCCCGGTGCGGCGCCCATCGCGGCCGCCTACACGCCCGAGCCGTTCGCGATCCCGCGCGTGGGGGAGCCCGGCGACGTGACCCGGCTGGCCCTGTTCGTGGCGTCCGACGACGCCGCCTACGCGACCGGGTCGGAGTTCGTGGTCGACGGCGGCCTGCTGCTCGGGCCGGCCCTGCGGTACGAGGAGCAGCGCCCGCCTACTCGCCGAGCAGGTAGTCCAGCTGCGCCGTGA
- a CDS encoding TetR/AcrR family transcriptional regulator, producing the protein MATGTGAYHEQLAERKRAAIVDAATSLFMAHGYAGASLARVAQDADVSKATLFKQFPTKASLFEAVVTQQWDAADDDSTTPEPGDLARGLRVYGRRYAALMSRPEMVGLYRMVIAEMPRFPQIADTQFETGKMPFFRVVQRYLRAEHDAGTARVDDTLMAAANFLGMIGNYVFWPRLMVVGWDPTPAQVENAVDEAVATTVARYGATQGRNLTPGRGRSPSRRPGQSALP; encoded by the coding sequence ATGGCGACAGGGACGGGTGCGTACCACGAGCAACTCGCGGAGCGGAAGCGGGCGGCGATCGTCGACGCGGCGACCAGCCTGTTCATGGCCCACGGATATGCGGGCGCGTCGCTGGCCCGGGTGGCCCAGGACGCCGACGTCTCGAAGGCGACCCTGTTCAAGCAGTTCCCCACCAAGGCGAGCCTGTTCGAGGCGGTGGTGACGCAGCAGTGGGACGCGGCCGACGACGACAGCACGACGCCGGAGCCCGGCGACCTCGCACGCGGGCTGCGCGTGTACGGCCGCCGCTACGCGGCGCTCATGTCACGGCCCGAGATGGTGGGCCTGTACCGGATGGTGATCGCGGAGATGCCGCGGTTCCCCCAGATCGCCGACACCCAGTTCGAGACCGGGAAGATGCCGTTCTTCCGCGTGGTCCAGCGCTACCTCCGTGCCGAGCACGACGCCGGGACGGCCCGCGTCGACGACACCCTCATGGCGGCGGCCAACTTCCTGGGCATGATCGGCAACTACGTGTTCTGGCCCCGTCTCATGGTGGTCGGCTGGGATCCCACGCCCGCGCAGGTCGAGAACGCGGTGGACGAGGCGGTGGCGACCACCGTCGCCCGCTACGGCGCCACCCAGGGACGAAACCTCACGCCCGGCCGTGGACGATCTCCGTCGCGGCGGCCGGGTCAGAGCGCCTTGCCGTAG
- a CDS encoding GNAT family N-acetyltransferase codes for MTEVLGARGSRPAEAGVERVPFEHPDAVELRLAAVAELAERYGDDGDAAEYFDPATIVATVVIRVGGVAAAGGSVRDLSGADDGVDGLHPPGTGEVKRVFVGPGFRRRGLSTLIMGELEKSAREAGLARLVLETGTEQPEAIALYEKLGYERIAPYGKYAGEPEQRCYGKAL; via the coding sequence GTGACGGAGGTTCTCGGAGCGCGCGGCTCCCGGCCCGCGGAGGCCGGGGTCGAGAGGGTTCCGTTCGAGCACCCGGACGCGGTCGAGCTGCGCCTCGCCGCGGTGGCCGAGCTCGCCGAGCGCTACGGGGACGACGGCGACGCGGCCGAGTACTTCGACCCGGCCACGATCGTCGCGACGGTCGTGATCCGGGTCGGCGGCGTCGCCGCCGCGGGCGGGAGCGTCCGGGACCTGTCCGGCGCCGACGACGGCGTGGACGGGCTGCACCCGCCCGGGACAGGTGAGGTGAAGCGCGTCTTCGTCGGTCCCGGCTTCCGCCGCCGTGGTCTCTCGACGCTGATCATGGGAGAGCTCGAGAAGTCCGCGCGCGAGGCGGGCCTGGCCCGGCTCGTCCTGGAGACGGGCACGGAGCAGCCCGAGGCGATCGCCCTCTACGAGAAGCTCGGCTACGAGCGGATCGCGCCCTACGGCAAGTACGCGGGCGAGCCGGAACAGCGCTGCTACGGCAAGGCGCTCTGA
- the purQ gene encoding phosphoribosylformylglycinamidine synthase subunit PurQ: protein MGTLNSARIGVVTFPGTLDDRDAARAIRLAGGEPVALWHADADLQGVEAVVLPGGFSYGDYLRAGAISRFAPAMSSVIDAARGGMPVLGICNGFQVLTEAHLLPGSMIKNDHLHFVCREQTLVVANANTAWTNEFATGQRITIPLKNQDGQFVADDATLDRLEGEGRVTFRYDGWNPNGSRRDIAGITNEKGNVVGLMPHPEHAVEQGFGPADADGPRAGTDGLPFFRSVLASLVGA, encoded by the coding sequence ATGGGCACGCTGAACAGCGCCCGGATCGGCGTCGTCACCTTCCCCGGCACGCTCGACGACCGCGACGCCGCCCGGGCGATCCGGCTCGCGGGCGGCGAGCCCGTCGCCCTCTGGCACGCGGACGCCGACCTGCAGGGCGTCGAGGCGGTCGTGCTGCCCGGCGGCTTCTCCTACGGTGACTACCTGCGCGCCGGCGCGATCAGCAGGTTCGCTCCGGCGATGTCCTCCGTGATCGACGCCGCGCGGGGCGGCATGCCGGTCCTCGGCATCTGCAACGGCTTCCAGGTCCTCACCGAGGCTCACCTGCTGCCCGGCTCGATGATCAAGAACGACCACCTGCACTTCGTCTGCCGGGAGCAGACCCTCGTCGTCGCCAACGCCAACACGGCGTGGACCAACGAGTTCGCCACGGGGCAGAGGATCACGATCCCCCTGAAGAACCAGGACGGCCAGTTCGTCGCGGACGACGCCACGCTCGACCGGCTCGAGGGCGAGGGCCGCGTCACGTTCCGCTACGACGGCTGGAACCCGAACGGCTCCCGCCGCGACATCGCGGGCATCACCAACGAGAAGGGCAACGTGGTGGGGCTGATGCCGCACCCGGAGCACGCCGTCGAGCAGGGATTCGGCCCGGCCGACGCGGACGGCCCGCGGGCGGGCACGGACGGGCTCCCGTTCTTCCGCTCGGTGCTGGCGTCCCTCGTCGGGGCGTGA
- the purS gene encoding phosphoribosylformylglycinamidine synthase subunit PurS — MGRVVVEVMPKPEILDPQGKAVVGALPRLGFTQFTGVRQGKRFELEVDGEVTPEILEQARKAAEQVLSNPVIEDVVAVVDASEGVAAAAPQHAGPA; from the coding sequence GTGGGACGCGTCGTCGTCGAGGTCATGCCCAAGCCCGAGATCCTGGACCCCCAGGGCAAGGCCGTGGTCGGGGCGCTGCCGCGCCTCGGGTTCACGCAGTTCACCGGTGTCCGCCAGGGCAAGCGCTTCGAGCTCGAGGTCGACGGCGAGGTCACGCCGGAGATCCTGGAACAGGCTCGCAAGGCGGCCGAGCAGGTGCTGTCGAACCCCGTCATCGAGGACGTCGTCGCCGTGGTCGACGCCTCGGAGGGTGTCGCGGCCGCCGCTCCGCAGCACGCCGGACCGGCCTGA
- a CDS encoding substrate-binding domain-containing protein, translating into MTSVRGKYSLAVLSPVVGGHYFGKVLAGVSRAARAGGHRVVVVQTYPADLERAQFPEEPPVGVPVGLDAADGLIVVTTAVDADTVERLGAEDRPMVLVGEHSPGAQAPAVAPDNAGGTRAAVEHLIAHGHVEIGFVGSLRQSDIVERYEAYRATLRDHGIEPREEWVYQAADNQEAAGAAAARQALTAGMPTTATFVATDRNAAGFTRMLQVSGLSLPRRQAVVGFDHSDLGARMRPRLATVDPHHDGVGELAVSLLVAQIRGERPRGRHLSAASLITRESCGCREASVGPVQGTGGGASTSWARLAGVAEIVLDGAGTTPGIEAWMRSVQRIVRGADALAVLPDADALASLVDITRALRPHPEALEQLVPALRSVEEELAKARKGRTRAPGEPGPTARRRAVARAITDVIVALSTGCTQTLLARAGRLERTIGEQYELDLGLLHADAPTIRTLRWLPKGHRGPATLALWSDAAERLAHPPVPDDVPRPGLRDYAGEVDSPAPRPPAGTAADPARELTVVGTTATSPQARALVGTKLPVASFPTRALLDSADGIAFVIPVTFDTSDWGLLLIGGAIDTHTTSARDKFDHWAAMLAVALDREARLVSLRTQRAALADMAARERALALDLRAGQVRYRLVEEVALEGTWDWDITTGHVYYSRTWKSLLGLADDEVGASIEEWTSRVHADDQRAVRSAIAQQLAGACMPLDLEHRLLAADGRELWVRARATTVTDDAGVRARMVGVLMVLGHEGPPGDAPWRTSRVRPPADASPFPASQ; encoded by the coding sequence ATGACATCCGTGAGGGGCAAGTATTCTTTGGCCGTGCTGTCGCCGGTGGTAGGCGGGCACTACTTCGGGAAGGTTCTGGCGGGAGTTTCGCGCGCGGCGAGGGCCGGCGGGCACCGGGTCGTCGTCGTGCAGACGTACCCGGCCGATCTGGAGCGCGCCCAGTTCCCGGAGGAGCCTCCGGTCGGCGTGCCGGTCGGGCTGGACGCGGCGGACGGCCTGATCGTGGTCACCACCGCCGTCGACGCCGACACCGTCGAGCGACTCGGCGCGGAGGACCGGCCCATGGTCCTGGTCGGTGAGCACTCGCCCGGTGCGCAGGCGCCCGCCGTCGCGCCCGACAACGCCGGGGGCACGCGGGCGGCCGTCGAGCACCTCATCGCGCACGGTCACGTCGAAATCGGTTTCGTGGGAAGCCTGCGCCAGTCCGACATCGTCGAGCGGTACGAGGCGTACCGGGCCACACTGCGCGACCACGGGATCGAGCCGCGGGAGGAGTGGGTCTACCAGGCCGCCGACAACCAGGAGGCAGCCGGGGCGGCCGCGGCGCGGCAGGCGCTGACCGCGGGCATGCCGACCACCGCGACGTTCGTCGCCACCGACCGCAACGCCGCGGGTTTCACAAGAATGCTCCAGGTCAGCGGCCTGTCGCTGCCGAGGCGTCAGGCGGTGGTCGGTTTCGACCACTCCGACCTCGGCGCACGCATGCGACCTCGGCTCGCGACCGTGGACCCGCACCACGACGGCGTCGGCGAGCTCGCCGTCTCGCTTCTGGTCGCGCAGATCCGCGGCGAGCGTCCGCGCGGCCGGCACCTGTCGGCCGCGAGCCTGATCACCCGTGAGTCGTGCGGCTGCCGGGAGGCGAGCGTGGGTCCGGTGCAGGGCACCGGCGGCGGGGCCTCGACCTCCTGGGCACGCCTCGCGGGCGTCGCGGAGATCGTGCTCGACGGCGCGGGGACCACGCCGGGCATCGAGGCGTGGATGCGCAGCGTGCAGCGGATCGTGCGCGGCGCCGACGCGCTCGCCGTGCTGCCCGACGCCGACGCGCTCGCGTCCCTCGTGGACATCACCCGCGCGCTCCGGCCGCATCCCGAGGCCCTCGAACAGCTGGTGCCCGCGCTCCGCTCGGTCGAGGAGGAGCTGGCCAAGGCCCGCAAGGGCAGGACCCGCGCTCCCGGCGAGCCGGGCCCGACGGCACGGCGCCGCGCCGTGGCCCGCGCCATCACCGACGTCATCGTCGCGCTCAGCACCGGGTGCACGCAGACGCTGCTGGCCCGGGCCGGCCGCCTCGAGCGCACGATCGGTGAGCAGTACGAGCTCGACCTGGGGCTCCTGCACGCGGACGCGCCCACCATCCGGACGTTGCGCTGGCTCCCCAAGGGGCACCGCGGGCCCGCCACGCTCGCGCTCTGGTCCGACGCCGCCGAACGGCTCGCCCATCCGCCCGTGCCCGACGACGTCCCGCGGCCCGGCCTGCGCGACTACGCGGGGGAGGTGGACAGCCCGGCACCGAGGCCCCCCGCCGGTACCGCGGCGGACCCGGCGCGCGAGCTCACCGTCGTCGGTACGACGGCGACATCGCCGCAGGCCCGGGCGCTCGTCGGGACGAAGCTTCCGGTCGCGTCCTTCCCGACACGGGCACTGCTCGATTCCGCCGACGGGATCGCGTTCGTCATCCCGGTCACCTTCGACACGAGCGACTGGGGGCTGCTGCTCATCGGCGGCGCCATCGACACGCACACCACCAGCGCCCGCGACAAGTTCGACCACTGGGCGGCGATGCTCGCCGTCGCGCTGGATCGCGAGGCCCGGCTGGTGTCGCTGCGCACGCAGCGCGCCGCACTCGCCGACATGGCCGCGCGCGAGCGGGCGCTCGCGCTGGACCTGCGGGCGGGCCAGGTGCGTTACCGCCTCGTCGAGGAGGTCGCGCTCGAGGGCACGTGGGACTGGGACATCACCACGGGCCACGTGTACTACTCGCGCACGTGGAAGTCGCTCCTCGGCCTGGCCGACGACGAGGTCGGCGCGAGCATCGAGGAGTGGACCAGTCGTGTCCACGCGGACGACCAGCGCGCGGTGCGGTCGGCGATCGCCCAGCAGCTCGCGGGGGCCTGCATGCCCCTGGACCTGGAGCACCGCCTCCTGGCGGCGGACGGCCGCGAGCTCTGGGTCCGCGCCCGGGCGACGACGGTCACCGACGACGCCGGGGTGCGGGCGCGGATGGTCGGCGTCCTGATGGTCCTGGGCCACGAGGGACCGCCGGGCGACGCGCCGTGGCGCACCTCACGCGTGCGTCCGCCGGCGGATGCCTCACCGTTCCCGGCCTCCCAGTAG
- a CDS encoding LacI family DNA-binding transcriptional regulator: MSGKPRAPGSPRGARSRPGEGRRRPTIVDVARAAGVSTAVVSYALNGRRGVAEVTRERVLRVADELGWRPATAARSLRAGPGAAALVAVHDGAAGSRAASTLDLVTAAAEVLDGGDVTLAVHTASTVEQAAHLMRRWWAERRYAAFVVTGLRSDDARLAALRHLPAPAVMVGDPSAPAPPAWRSVMFDDATAFAQVGEFLADLGHRRVAMLTGAEGLLATRRRATALATALGKAGIDFDAVSGDGVDRAAAAVGSLLSSGSHPTAVVTDDDVTAGVVLDVARRLDIAVPWELSVVAGTDAAACRLTTPSLTAVPYPVERLGNAVGHALLGVLHADATTSEKAPPSTTVAAGGLVIRGSTAPPDPR, from the coding sequence TTGTCCGGCAAGCCTAGAGCCCCGGGCTCACCCCGGGGTGCGCGGTCGCGCCCCGGCGAGGGCAGGCGGCGGCCGACGATCGTCGATGTCGCCCGCGCGGCAGGCGTCTCGACGGCCGTGGTCTCGTACGCCCTCAACGGGCGACGCGGCGTGGCGGAGGTGACGCGCGAACGCGTGCTCCGGGTCGCCGACGAACTCGGCTGGCGACCCGCCACGGCCGCGCGCTCCCTGCGCGCCGGCCCCGGTGCCGCCGCCCTCGTCGCGGTGCACGACGGCGCCGCCGGGTCGCGCGCAGCCTCGACGCTCGACCTGGTCACGGCCGCGGCCGAGGTGCTCGACGGCGGTGACGTCACCCTGGCGGTCCACACGGCGAGCACCGTGGAACAGGCCGCGCACCTCATGCGCCGCTGGTGGGCCGAGCGCCGCTACGCCGCCTTCGTCGTGACGGGCCTGCGGTCCGACGACGCCCGCCTCGCCGCGCTGCGCCACCTGCCCGCCCCCGCCGTCATGGTCGGCGACCCGTCCGCTCCCGCCCCGCCCGCGTGGCGCAGCGTCATGTTCGACGACGCGACGGCGTTCGCCCAGGTCGGCGAATTCCTCGCCGACCTGGGGCACCGCCGGGTCGCCATGCTCACCGGGGCCGAGGGCCTGCTGGCGACCCGCCGACGGGCCACCGCGCTCGCCACCGCACTGGGCAAAGCCGGAATCGATTTCGACGCGGTCTCCGGCGACGGCGTCGACCGCGCGGCGGCCGCAGTCGGCTCGCTGCTCTCCTCCGGCAGCCACCCCACCGCCGTCGTGACGGACGACGACGTCACGGCAGGTGTCGTGCTCGACGTCGCGCGGCGTCTGGACATCGCGGTGCCCTGGGAGCTCTCCGTGGTGGCCGGGACCGACGCCGCGGCGTGCCGGCTCACGACACCGTCGCTCACAGCCGTGCCGTACCCGGTGGAGCGCCTGGGAAACGCCGTCGGGCACGCGCTGCTCGGAGTGCTGCACGCCGACGCGACGACGAGCGAGAAGGCACCGCCGTCCACCACGGTCGCCGCCGGCGGGCTGGTGATCCGCGGTTCCACCGCACCCCCGGATCCACGGTGA
- a CDS encoding glycoside hydrolase family 6 protein, with translation MQRDKKVRAGVAAGATGALVAASALVALAAAPSATAAVGNPYEGAEQYINPDWNEDVLQAADVAGGSLGDDMRAIANEPTHVWMDRIQAIEGIDRQHGLEWHLDQAVEQAGGSPLVFNMVIYDLPGRDCFALASNGELPATDEGMERYKTEYIDAIVEILDRPEYEDLRISAVIEPDSLPNLVTNMSHQPCQESAPYYREGVQYALDRLHEVGNVYSYIDAAHSGWLGWPDNASGSAQEFANVVEGSTYGWDGVAGFVTNTANSTPLEEPFLTDPNLQVGSGQVRSADYYEWNPDFDEIDWTADLYDRMVAQGAPSRIGMLIDTSRNGWGGSERPTSASSSSDLNTYVDESRVDRRTHRGAWCNPDGAGIGERPTVSPSGYAESHLHAFVWVKPPGESDGSSEEIPNDEGKSLDRMCDPTYQADKLGGAYTGALPNAPLSGWWFQDQFEMLVANAYPPIGDGGPDPDPTDDPTDDPTDDPTDDPTDDPTDDPTDDPTDDPGTVCEATLEVVNDWGSGFQGQVTVTGGSGGTSGWTTQFTLPSGTSIGSLWNADYSVSGSTVTASDMGWNGTLSAGQSTSFGFTANGTAPSAGAVTCS, from the coding sequence GTGCAACGAGACAAGAAGGTGCGCGCGGGAGTCGCGGCCGGAGCGACGGGGGCGCTGGTCGCCGCGTCGGCTCTGGTGGCCCTGGCGGCCGCGCCGTCGGCCACCGCGGCCGTGGGCAACCCCTACGAAGGGGCCGAGCAGTACATCAACCCCGACTGGAATGAGGACGTGCTGCAGGCCGCCGACGTCGCCGGGGGTTCGCTCGGCGACGACATGCGCGCCATCGCGAACGAGCCGACGCACGTGTGGATGGACCGGATCCAGGCGATCGAGGGCATCGACCGGCAGCACGGTCTGGAGTGGCACCTCGATCAGGCCGTCGAGCAGGCCGGCGGCAGCCCGCTGGTGTTCAACATGGTCATCTACGACCTGCCCGGCCGCGACTGCTTCGCTCTGGCGTCCAACGGCGAACTGCCGGCCACGGACGAGGGCATGGAGCGCTACAAGACCGAGTACATCGACGCGATCGTCGAGATCCTCGACCGTCCGGAGTACGAGGACCTGCGGATCTCGGCCGTGATCGAGCCGGACTCGCTGCCGAACCTGGTGACGAACATGTCGCACCAGCCGTGCCAGGAGTCGGCGCCGTACTACCGCGAGGGCGTGCAGTACGCCCTCGACCGGCTGCACGAGGTGGGCAACGTCTACTCGTACATCGACGCCGCACACTCGGGCTGGCTGGGCTGGCCGGACAACGCGAGCGGCAGCGCGCAGGAGTTCGCGAACGTCGTCGAGGGTTCCACCTACGGGTGGGACGGGGTGGCGGGCTTCGTCACCAACACGGCGAACTCGACGCCGCTGGAGGAGCCCTTCCTGACCGACCCGAACCTGCAGGTCGGCAGCGGCCAGGTGCGCTCGGCGGACTACTACGAGTGGAACCCGGACTTCGACGAGATCGACTGGACCGCGGACCTGTACGACCGGATGGTGGCGCAGGGAGCGCCGTCGCGCATCGGCATGCTGATCGACACGTCCCGCAACGGCTGGGGCGGGTCGGAGCGGCCGACGTCGGCGTCGTCGTCGAGCGACCTCAACACCTATGTGGACGAGTCCCGCGTGGACCGTCGCACCCACCGCGGCGCCTGGTGCAACCCTGACGGTGCCGGTATCGGCGAGCGGCCCACCGTGTCGCCGTCCGGCTACGCGGAGTCGCACCTGCACGCCTTCGTGTGGGTGAAGCCCCCGGGCGAGTCCGACGGCTCGTCGGAGGAGATCCCGAACGACGAGGGCAAGAGCCTCGACCGCATGTGCGACCCGACCTACCAGGCGGACAAGCTCGGCGGTGCCTACACCGGCGCGCTGCCGAACGCCCCGCTGTCGGGCTGGTGGTTCCAGGACCAGTTCGAGATGCTCGTGGCGAACGCCTACCCGCCGATCGGTGACGGCGGTCCCGACCCGGACCCGACGGACGACCCGACCGACGACCCCACGGACGACCCGACCGACGACCCGACCGATGACCCGACCGATGACCCGACGGACGACCCCACGGACGACCCGGGGACCGTCTGCGAGGCCACGCTCGAGGTCGTGAACGACTGGGGCAGCGGCTTCCAGGGCCAGGTCACCGTCACGGGCGGCTCGGGCGGCACCAGCGGCTGGACCACCCAGTTCACCCTGCCGTCCGGAACGAGCATCGGCAGCCTGTGGAACGCCGACTACTCCGTCAGCGGATCCACCGTCACCGCGAGCGACATGG